A single region of the Brassica rapa cultivar Chiifu-401-42 chromosome A03, CAAS_Brap_v3.01, whole genome shotgun sequence genome encodes:
- the LOC103857082 gene encoding protein BOBBER 1 — MAIISEVEDESSTRPRILPFRATLDSSNPSSFLEKVFDFLAEQSDFLKKPSAEEEISAAVRAAKEKLGKAEKKAEKESVEKKKPVEKESVKPATAASSSEPIQVEEKKQEASPIAPNKGNGYDLENYSWVQTLQEVTVNIPVPTGTKARSVVYEIKKNRLKLGLKGQDPIIDGELYRSVKPDDCYWNIEDQKMISILLTKQDQMEWWKCCVKGEPEIDTQKVEPENSKLADLDPETRSTVEKMMFDQRQKQMGLPTSDELQKQDILKKFMSQHPEMDFSNAKIN; from the exons ATGGCGATCATCTCCGAGGTTGAAGACGAAAGCAGCACCCGCCCCAGGATCCTGCCCTTCAGGGCGACGCTCGATTCCTCGAACCCATCAAGTTTCTTGGAGAAAGTGTTCGACTTTCTCGCCGAACAGAGCGATTTTCTCAAGAAACCCTCCGCTGAGGAGGAGATCTCCGCCGCGGTTAGGGCGGCGAAGGAGAAGCTTGGAAAGGCCGAGAAGAAAGCTGAGAAGGAGAGTGTTGAGAAGAAGAAGCCTGTGGAGAAGGAGAGCGTGAAGCCAGCCACGGCTGCTTCAAGCTCAGAGCCAATTCAAGTGGAGGAGAAGAAACAAGAAGCTTCCCCCATTG CTCCTAACAAAGGAAATGGTTATGACCTTGAGAACTACTCATGGGTCCAGACTCTCCAGGAGGTTACTGTTAACATTCCAGTTCCTACTGGCACTAAAGCACGCTCTGTTGTATACGAGATCAAAAAGAACCGTCTTAAGCTTGGTCTCAAGGGACAGGATCCAATCATCGAT GGAGAACTCTACCGATCTGTGAAGCCTGATGACTGCTACTGGAATATCG AGGATCAAAAGATGATTTCGATTCTGTTGACTAAGCAAGATCAGATGGAGTGGTGGAAATGCTGTGTGAAAGGTGAGCCTGAGATCGATACTCAGAAGGTTGAACCGGAGAACAGTAAATTAGCTGACCTTGACCCTGAAACTCGCTCCACTGTTGAGAAGATGATG TTTGATCAAAGGCAAAAGCAGATGGGTCTTCCAACGAGTGATGAGCTACAGAAGCAAGACATTCTCAAGAAGTTCATGTCTCAG CATCCAGAGATGGACTTCTCAAACGCAAAGATCAACTGA
- the LOC103857084 gene encoding O-acyltransferase WSD1: protein MGGEKNTARETVGEEPLSPCSRLFNSPDFNCAIIVIMGCKVKGNPPAIIDGLKHTLVNHPRFSSILIQEMKNGKKGKPSWVRTEVRVEDHVIVPDIDPNIENPDQYLEHYISKLTTVPMDFSKPLWEIHLLCLKTSNAESIGLLKIHHSLGDGMSLMSLFLACTRKTSDPEALPTVSVQRKQFGPSSYNGFFNKIWWLFVGLWFILRLVFNTFVDVLMFALTICFLRDTETPLLAKPGTELVPKRFVHRIISFDDVKLVKNAMKLTVNDVLLGVTQAGLSRYLSRRYDQEATPKSKESMRKFRLRSAIMINLRPNTGIEALADMMAKKSKCRWGNLFGYILLPFSVGLETDPLEYVRRAKVTVDRKKHSLEAVFSMAFFKLILKVLGLKASVVLVRKVIHNTTLTFSNVVGPKEEITFHGHPLSYIAPSVFGHPHALTVHFQSYEKKVIISVTADPTVIPDPHKMCDDFVESLKLIKSSVLERGLYEMEV, encoded by the exons ATGGGTGGAGAAAAGAACACGGCGAGGGAGACGGTGGGGGAGGAGCCACTCAGCCCATGCTCACGGCTGTTCAATTCTCCGGATTTTAACTGTGCGATAATCGTCATAATGGGATGCAAAGTCAAAGGAAACCCACCTGCCATCATCGACGGCCTTAAACACACTCTCGTTAATCATCCTCGCTTTTCCAGCATTTTA atTCAGGAGATGAAGAATGGGAAGAAAGGGAAACCGAGTTGGGTTCGGACGGAAGTTAGAGTAGAAGATCATGTGATTGTTCCTGATATAGATCCCAACATTGAAAATCCTGATCAGTACCTTGAACACTATATCTCTAAGTTAACGACCGTTCCTATGGATTTTTCTAAACCATTATGGGAAATTCACTTACTCTGCCTCAAAACATCAAACGCTGAGTCCATTGGCCTTCTCAAGATCCATCATTCTTTGGGTGATGGAATGTCTCTCATGTCTCTTTTCCTCGCTTGCACCCGAAAAACATCAGACCCTGAGGCCTTGCCTACTGTCTCGGTTCAGAGAAAACAGTTCGGACCGAGCAGTTACAATGGTTTCTTCAACAAGATTTGGTGGTTATTTGTGGGGCTTTGGTTCATCCTAAGATTGGTTTTCAACACTTTTGTTGATGTCTTAATGTTTGCTCTAACAATTTGTTTCTTGAGGGATACGGAAACTCCTCTCTTGGCCAAACCCGGTACTGAACTTGTACCAAAGAGGTTCGTCCACCGGATTATCAGTTTCGACGATGTTAAGCTGGTGAAAAACGCAATGAAATTG ACGGTAAACGATGTTCTTCTTGGAGTAACGCAAGCTGGACTTTCGCGGTATCTTAGCCGGAGATATG ATCAAGAAGCAACACCCAAATCTAAAGAGTCAATGAGAAAATTCCGACTTCGTTCAGCCATTATGATTAACTTGAGACCAAACACTGGAATAGAG GCTCTAGCGGATATGATGGCCAAGAAATCGAAATGCAGATGGGGAAATCTCTTCGGTTACATCCTCCTGCCATTCTCTGTCGGCCTGGAGACTGACCCTCTAGAATACGTGCGCCGAGCTAAAGTTACGGTCGACCGCAAGAAACACTCCCTAGAGGCTGTATTCTCTATGGCATTCTTTAAACTGATACTAAAAGTCCTGGGGCTCAAG GCAAGTGTAGTTCTTGTAAGGAAAGTGATCCATAACACGACGTTGACGTTCTCCAATGTCGTCGGTCCAAAAGAAGAAATAACCTTTCACGGCCACCCGTTATCTTATATCGCCCCTAGTGTTTTTGGACATCCACAT GCTCTTACTGTACATTTCCAGAGTTATGAGAAGAAGGTCATAATATCAGTAACGGCCGATCCAACAGTCATTCCTGACCCTCACAAGATGTGTGATGATTTTGTGGAGTCTCTCAAGTTAATTAAATCCTCTGTTCTAGAAAGAGGGTTATATGAGATGgaggtttaa